CTATCTCTGTTCTTTCAGCAACCAGAGGAGAAGAGTGAGCCTGTGAAGAAGAGGTCGTCTCGTACGGCTGCCAAGTCTGCCTGTGCGAGGATGAAGGTCAGCCTGGGCTCTGCTCATCACTCATAAGTCTATCTACAGAGACGTATAATATTACACACTGTGGCTGTGGGTAGTACAGTGAGCTAAGCCTCAGGGAGGTATTACATACACCAAGCTACTTGCCTCGTTGTAAGCCACAGTCAATCTGCCTTTCTCATGCTCAAGGAATTTAGGTAGTTACTTTATTCAAATTTCTGCAAGAATTGAACTTAATTTAGAAGGTGGTGGTGTTTGGAGTACTTGTGGTATTTACTTTAGTTTTGGAAAGGAAGGGAATGAGCGTTGAGGGCCCACAGAAGAAACTACTGGGattgttataataataatatatacagtcCATTCTGaatgttttcagaccccttgactttttcaaaatgttgttacgttgcagccttaatctaaaatagattaaatcatctacacacaataccgaaTAAAGACGAAGCAAAACTGTTTTTTTGTATATTACAAAAAAACAGAtcacatttacctaagtattgagaccctttactcagtactttgttgaagcaccttttggcagtgattacagtattgagtcttcttgggcatgacactacaagcttggcacacctgtatttggggagtttctcccattcttctctgcagaccctctcaaactctgtcaggttggatggggagcgtcgctgcacagttattttcaggtctctccagagatgtttgatcaggtttaagtctgggctctggctgggccactcaaggacattgagacttgccCCAAAGCtaatcctgcgttgtcttggctgtgtgcttagggtcgttgtcctgttggaaggtgaaacttcgccccagtcagaacctgctccagagtgctgaggacttcatcaatgatctctctgtacttttctccctTAATTttttcctcaatcctgactattctccaagtccctgccactgaaaaacattcccacagcatgatgctgccaccaccatgcttcagcgtagggatggtgccagatttcctccagactttactcttggcatttaggccaaagagttcaatcttggtttcatcagaccagagaatcttgtttctttagGTGTCTTGGCGGACTGTcgcatgccttttactgaggagtggcttcagtctgtccactctaccataaaggcctgaatggtggagtgctgcagagatggttgtccttctggtagggctgaccccaattagtcgattgtttggtcattgggctgttggtcgaccgagatttGTTTTAGTCGATCAGTAACATTTGCATCCATCTCGGTGAACTAATCTATTGCGGAGGCCTAGACTAAAAGCCAATATATGCTCGATttgaaaatgtggtcggaggctccATATGGAGGGTGTGACGTAATTGCGGAGCATGCAGAGGCTAAATCCAGCTCTGTACCCATCACTATGTGCCTtccaaatgttgtaacaatgcggagggctttgtaaagctccgcattgacatgattggttgacggtaggtgggggtggtacatcctgtataaatacaaactcacttccttgacagcAGCTCTGTGAAGCGCAAGAAGAATGAATGGCTTGACTTCTGCTGAGGTcgtatcaccgtaaatgctgcatgGCCAATGCAGACGTGGGATTGACCATGCCCCCAGATGCactgctctctccagaatgcgctctcttGCCAATTTGTGTATATTCCTTGTTTTAcaacttcattgtgtgaattgtttgcattTGATTGTTAGTATATATCAATTCCCcactatcagtcaaaagtttggacacacctacgcattcaagggtttttctttattttgtactattttctacattgtagaataattagtgaagacatcaaaaccatgaaataacacatggaatcatgtagtaacccaaaaagtgttaaacaaatagaaatatattttatatttgagattcttcaaagtaggcaccctttgccttgatgacagctttgcacactcttggtattctctaaaccagcttcacctggactgcttttccaacagtcttgaaggagttcccacatatgctgagcacttgttggttgctttttccttcactctgcggtccaactcatcccacacCAACTCATCCcacaccatctcaattgggttgaggtcaggtgattgtgcactccatcactctccttcttggtcaaatagcccttacatagcctggagctgtgttgggtcattgtcctgttgaaaaacaagtgatagtcccactaaacgcaacaccagatgggatggtgtatcgctgcagagttctgtggtagccatgctggttaagtgtgccttgaattctaaatatatcagtgtcaccagcaaagcaccatcacaccacctccatgcttcacggtgggaaccacacatgcggagatcatctgttcacctactctgcgtctcacaaagactcggcggttggaacccaaaatctcatttggactcatcagaccaaaggacagatttccaccggtctaatgtccattgctcttgtttcttggtactgtatatcaccagttgtacatttaccgttaatttctataatttctaatctacaatgtttgttacgGTTATTTattttaatgcattcaatattattATTTCAGTCTTCCTGTTCTCATTGTCGGAGTggacacgttgtttgcagagtgcacaacctatgctaaacaagttttggtttatttcattccatttactaGTTCTGTCAATTTAgtaattgtcttttgtttggagctctcctgtcaatgttgagtaaggacgctcACGTATAGAAGTAGGCATATAGTTTACTTAGCCTGCGTGCAAATGTAGgtatataaatgtgcccatttggggatctgatagtatttctgattggcttaatgCACCATCACTAATAACCTGTGGAAATTCccaaagtaatgttttcttcacctcaaacagcaagcaaacaaagtctgtttttacatccattgagaatgacaatagttcctcaatgaatttgaaaaatctttccagttCTCTCCCTTTCAATAACCACTTGGCGTGAAAGGGGAAAATGTAaggctctgatccagtggaaacgtcagAAAATAGGCTTCTTATCAGtacttgacttggactgaaataggttcccGTACTTATTTTGGCTGcgggtactgtttatatttaggtgcaggagctccacaattcTTTTGacctaatattctataagagaaacaggagctcaagcagtagaacatttgaggtgccggtactcagcgAGCTACTGTCCAGAGCTCACTGGCATGGGAAAATGAGGGCCGAGAATATTTtctacaatgttgcaagttcgctaggCAAGCTTTGGGCCTTacccaagttaatagttgatacaatgtttcaagttcattGCAGATGGGCAatgtgtagccaatgtgatttattggTTATTTCTTTTTAATCtagatattttctacctgcaggctgcaatgttatttgttggctttatgtaggctgtTCTTACATAGATGGCAATAGAAGTAACTTTTTAGGTTTATCATTTTAATTTATTTGGATAGAATTGttattaaccacatgacaatgattttgaggtATAAAGgcattataaattaaatgaaactttCACAAATGTGCATATGTGAAACCATAACTGGCAGGCAGATCGGTAGAAATAGAATACTACATGAGAAAGGTTGCCAactcctcgtgtagcctattaccggcaacttcaggagagtaatggcagaatctgcgaAAGCCAGCAGGAGCGGGAGGAGAGTAGTTGGGTTAAGGTTTTTTCTTCTGGTTATCTAGCTCTGGCGCCCTCTTGAGCCATCAGACAAGATCAATGCacatagttgattttattaaaacacaggtTCTTTGTCACGTCCCtgagcaaggcccttctccctggattgctcagtttgaccaggcggccagctctaggaagaagagtcttggtggttccaaacttcttccatttaagaatgatggaggccactgtgttcttggggaccttcaacgcagcagacattttttggtgcccttccccagatctgtgcctcgacacaatcctgtcccggatctctacggacaattccttcaacctcacggcttggtttttgttctgacatgcactgacaactagaggtcggccgattatgattttttaacgccgataccgattattggaggaccaaaaaagccgatgtTGATTAATTGGAtgatttttatttgtaataatgacaattacaacaatactgaatgaacacttattttaatacATCAAAATCAATttggcctcaaataaataatgaaacatgttcaatttggtttaaatgcaaaaacaaagtgttggagaagaaagtaaaagtgcaatatgtgccatgtaagaagttccttgctcagaacaagagaacatatgaaagctggtggttccttttaacatgagtcttcaatattcccagctaAGAAGTTTTAggatgtagttattataggactatttctctctatacgatttgtatttcatataccttcgactattggatgttcttataggcactttagtattgccagtgtaacagtatagcttccatccctctcctcgccgctacctgggctcgaaccaggaacacatcgacaacagccaccctcgaagcagcgttacccatgcagagcaaggggaacaactactccaagtctcagagcgagtgaggtttgaaacgctattagcgcgcaccccgctaactagctagcaatttcacatcggttacaccagcctaatctcgggagttgataggcttagtcttgaagagctgctggcaaaacgcacaaaagtgctgtttgaatgattgcttacgagcctgctgctgcctaccatcgctcagtcagactgctctatcaaatcatagacttaattctaacataataacacacagaaatacgagccttaggtcattaatatggttgaatcGGAAACtatctcgaaaacaaaatgtttattctttcagtgaaataaccgttctgtattttatctaacgggtggcatccacaagtctaaatattcctgttacattgcacaacctttaatgttatgtcataattacgtaaaattcgggcaaattagtttgcatagagccaggcggcccaaactgtggcatataccctgactctgcgtgcaatgaacgcaagagaagtgacacaatttcacctggttaatattgcctgctaacctggatttcttttagctaaatatgcaggtttaaaaatatatacttctgtatattgattttaagaaaggcattgatgtatatggttaagtacacattggagcaacgagtcctttttcgcgaatgtgcaccgcatcgattatatgcaacgcagggcaCGCTAGattaactagtaatatcatcaaccatgtgtagttataactagtgattatgattgattgattgtttttataagataagtttaatgctagctagcaacttaccttggcttcttactgcattcgcgtaacaggcaggctcctcgtgaggcaggtggttagagcgttggactagttaaccgtaaggttgcaagattgaatccctgagctgacaaggtaaaaatctgtcgttctgcccctggacaaggcagttaacccactgttcctaggccgtcattgaaaataagaatgtgttcttaactgacttgcctagttaaataaaggcgtaaatatatatatattttttttaattggcaaaatcggcatccaaaattacagatttccgattgttatgaaaacgtgaaatcggccctaattaatcggccattccgattaatcggtcgacctctactgtcaactgtgggaccttatatagacaggtgtgtgtgccttttcaaatcatgtccagtcaattgaatttaccacaggttgacaacaatcaagttgtagaaacatcaaggatgatcaattgaaacgggatgcacctgagctcaatttgagtctcatagcaaagggtctgaatacttatgtaaataaggtatttttgtaaaaaaatatatacatttgctaaaatgtctaaaaacctgttttcactttgtcattatggggtattgtgtgtagattgataaggaaaacattttatttcatccattttagaataaataaggctataacgtaacaaaatgtggaataagtcaaggcgtctgaatactttccgaatgcactgtagtgtaTGCCAGTTAACATAAGCTTTTAtacaaagcgacttagtcatgttGGCATACAATTTACGTATGGGTGGTTCTGGAAAtggaacccactaccctggcgttacaagtgccgtgctctaccaactgagctacacttgTAATAGCTGCATTCCTCAGAGGTGACCGTAAAACaatgaataaacaaaacataaacaaGGAGTGATGTAAGAATGGGGCAAACCAGCTTGGGTGTTCactgtgtttgtgtttctctAGAACTCAGCAAAGCATTGCTTTGGGAAGAAGGCGGTGAACCGTTCTCTGTATGGGAAGAGAGACTATGCATCCAAGAACCCCACCCTCAGTCCCATCACGGAGATCCTGTTCTCCCTTAGCCACTCTCCTCAACACCCCCACAACTGCAAACCCACAGGTAAGCACACAGCTGTTAGGCTCTGTTCGAATACCCAGGAAGAATCATTCCTTCCATGAACTAGTCATTGATTTAACATGTTTGGTGAGAGCCAGGCTTCCACTGTTGAATTCACAGTATACATCAAGGAAGTATTCGAACAGGCCTTGGACTACAATCACTAATGAAGACACTTTAGATCAGGGTTCGGCAACCGTCCCGCATGCGATTTTACTTTTTTGGGGTCCCCCCAagttttttgtaaaaaaaatgatTGTAGGCCTAAAAATACTAAAATCACCATAAAAAATCTGCTCCCAAGAATTCCCACAAATagagacatacagtgcattcagaaagtattcagacccctttgtcCACATTGTTGttagccttattcttaaattgatTAAAGTAAttgttttcctcaatctacacacaataccccataatgacaaagcaaaaacaggttttgaaaATGTGTGTATTGTATTAAACACAGACCTTTTGCTATAAGGCTAAATTCAGTtcaggtgcatcccgtttccattgatcatccttgagatgtttctacaacttgattgtagtccacctgtggtaaatttatttgattggacatgatttggaaaggcacacatctgtctatataaaggtctcacagttgacagtgcatgtcagagaaaaaaccaagccatgaggttgaagaaattgtccatagagcaccgagacaggattgtgttcgaGGCACAGATCTCGTGAAGGGaagcaaaaaatgtctgcatcattgaaggttccaaagaacagtggcctccatcattcttaaatagtagaagaacccgatggtctctctgccagagctccagagttcctctgtggagatggttgtccttctggaaggttctcccatctctgcagcactccaccaatcaggcctttatggtagagttgccagatggaagccactcctcagtaaaaggcacatgacagccttttTGGAGTTggccaaaggcacctaaaggactcagaccatgagaaacaagattctctggtctgatgaaaccaagattgaactcattggCCTGATTGCTAAGCTTCATGtctggtggaaacctggcaccatccttacagtgctgtggggatgttttacagCGGCGGGGACTGGGTGACAAGTCAGGCTTGAGGGAaagtagcaaagtacagagagctccttgatgaaaaccttctccagaacgctcagactggggcgaaggttcgccttccaacaggacaacgaccccaagcacacacctaagacaatgcaggagtggctttgggacaggtCTCCAGGTGTTATTttcacattttttggggggttaattgtggtcaatttgcagtgtaaagTGTTATAGTTATTTTCTGGCCCCCTGACCAGctgcagctgaatctagttgcctacccctgacTTAGATACACCACTCAAGTCAAGGCACATTCAACTACTCTCACTGACTCAGACACTTGAGATACAATACTAAGTTCAGTCAATAGAAATGCTACTACTGTGTATTGTATATGCATTCTCATAGGCCATTCACTCTGACTAGGTGCATGTCCAGATACAGTCTGTATTAGTAGCTAGTAGCCCTAGACAATATGTTTTCCATTTCAGTTATTTAGCACATGCTCttgtccagagcaacttacaggagcaattagagttGTGTCTTGCTTAAggaagggcacatcgacagatttttcacctagtcagctcggggaatCGAACCaatgaccttttggttactggcccaacgttctcaTGTTCAGTAGTAACCCATGTTGTGTGTCCTCCCGCCACAGCCAAAGAAGACTCCATCCTATTAGAAGATTACGTTAACAGTGACCCCATCACCGGAGTGGTCACAGCAGCAGCCCTGTGGTCAAGCTGCTTCTGCCCCCCGGTCAGTGAGGACTCACCAGAAGACACCACCCCAGCTGCAGAGCCCTCTGATGGGCCTTCATTAGACTGCCAGAGCCCTGTAGGCTCCACCACCACAGACAGCTCTGGGACTGGAAGAGcagcacagatctggagaagatgGTCAGGTCCAACAGAGACCTCCAGAACCAAAAGGCAGAGTGTTATTAGAGTAGGTAGAGGGAAGGGCAGGAAGGTCAGTGTTCCTGTTGATAACTGGCTGAGTGAAGAGACCGAGGAGCAGGTAGAGAACTTTGATACAGAACAAGACCCAACAGAAACAACCCAGCCAGAGGTTTTAGTGTCCAGCCCAGCCAAGCACACAGTACCTGGTAACAGAGAGGGTGAACCTAATACACATTGTACCTCAGACCCTGTAGATACAGATCAATGCACTGGCACACTTCCAGATGCAGGTAGGAGTGGGGATAGTCCAGCTAGAGCAGACACTGATACTACTACACCCTGCCCTCCTCCAGATAAGGTTAGCACCACAGTGGCCCCCTCAGAGCAGAAGGCAGTGAGCCATGTAGAACAGAGTACAAACAAAGGCGGGCAGAGAGGAGCAGCTCGGGGCCCAGGCCGCTCCAGGGGTAGAAGGAGCTCTATATACGCCAGCTCAGTCATAGAGGAGGAGCAGGCTTCCCAGCCAAATGGGCCACAGGCAGTGGAGAATGATAACCACGGTTCAGGAATGGAGCTGGGTAATGTTATAGAACAGGCATCCACCTCCTACCCagactctctccttcccccctgggcaCAGGAAGAGTTCAACATTGATGATGTGCTAAGGCCTCTCCCCTGCAGGGGGCATCGGTCTGTCCGCCGCAGCCTGAGGAACCAGAGCCAGAGCAGCACCCTGGAGGCCTCCGGCCT
This window of the Salvelinus fontinalis isolate EN_2023a chromosome 28, ASM2944872v1, whole genome shotgun sequence genome carries:
- the cdca2 gene encoding cell division cycle-associated protein 2 isoform X2, translated to MTNITWQTIQNLLVSFFQLCRVHVEQLAAVVQNKDHQPALNVEPASVSLSPALSTDAVSQGKPQPSPMKQHCTPTKEEQDQECSFEMHSPSQPLVLHSGRVRTTLPQLFVMPSLLEVNPTDEADGGNVNSTLKKQVRFGILLPPELFDKNLPPSTPLRKGGTPVCAPTSAGGSQLRSLLKTPLTLAQLDFSSPSLTGASPPLTMGPCCGEQESTHTQGKIPFPSMEEDVDSSWMDNAELETGPLDLTSDFQEEDSVREEMPDAAPVPDPAPVPDPALEPEPAATARSRSRKRKQPEEKSEPVKKRSSRTAAKSACARMKNSAKHCFGKKAVNRSLYGKRDYASKNPTLSPITEILFSLSHSPQHPHNCKPTAKEDSILLEDYVNSDPITGVVTAAALWSSCFCPPVSEDSPEDTTPAAEPSDGPSLDCQSPVGSTTTDSSGTGRAAQIWRRWSGPTETSRTKRQSVIRVGRGKGRKVSVPVDNWLSEETEEQVENFDTEQDPTETTQPEVLVSSPAKHTVPGNREGEPNTHCTSDPVDTDQCTGTLPDAGRSGDSPARADTDTTTPCPPPDKVSTTVAPSEQKAVSHVEQSTNKGGQRGAARGPGRSRGRRSSIYASSVIEEEQASQPNGPQAVENDNHGSGMELGNVIEQASTSYPDSLLPPWAQEEFNIDDVLRPLPCRGHRSVRRSLRNQSQSSTLEASGLAWLPHTSPDSISAVRRKTRGRRSSIQALLHPPLEEVNHTDL